Proteins from one Mastacembelus armatus chromosome 16, fMasArm1.2, whole genome shotgun sequence genomic window:
- the ifnlr1 gene encoding interferon lambda receptor 1 codes for MKMWSLEIIILLLFCYACPLMGNDDVYFVSKNFNNVLHWVPKKPTNAQDKVLYRVEYWSDVTEKFQIKKECHNITTLSCDLTAETLSVHDVQYRARVFVNGHFHGRTKRFKPMADTVLGPPVLSIGTNVSSLHVNVTLPLGPNGVSIAEIITNSTNGPSKSVIIYTLKITEPKWAALVNKTDTGRFVINLKNNQTKFCGHVVYKPLAEWGRSESQNTSFCVILPYDPRMLLPWLLLCAALPAAIVMTLVLYTYNYVKGGRKNSMPHSLVTGHSDTRRKVLQSPDGKLIISKPVVCTPSNQTIYTTIQPKVPTPWIGGYSPQDIPCQAWQDIIGSFVDIAAHSPTLTPQDASAQSSEIYSAVAVHVPTEENEQQCTTAERGNSNLTLTSRGEAWDGPSPILISREVPPSHDLKSFEGNLSRPLQLHTMRKTNGELVLSSLDFQVQSSTGDTPERKPLLLDLIDSQKEGPLLASLQSCDSSEWSDSGCDDNTVNTPTQPYCNTDYSPTQPVVTYLRQGCQNTPSSGGIMFDSGYKQNWMPEFLRGNAAKQL; via the exons ATGAAGATGTGGTCTCTGGAGATCATCATCCTCCTGCTATTCTGCTATG cttgTCCTTTGATGGGAAATGACGACGTGTATTTTGTCTCCAAGAACTTTAACAATGTACTTCACTGGGTTCCTAAGAAGCCTACCAACGCTCAGGACAAGGTGCTCTACAGAGTTGAGTATTGGAG TGATGTTACGGAAAAGTTCCAGATAAAAAAGGAGTGTCACAATATTACCACTCTGTCATGTGACCTGACTGCGGAAACCCTATCAGTTCACGACGTTCAATACCGGGCCCGGGTCTTCGTTAACGGTCACTTTCATGGCAGAACCAAGAGGTTTAAACCTATGGCAGACA CTGTTCTAGGTCCACCCGTCTTGTCTATTGGCACAAATGTGTCATCACTACATGTTAATGTCACCCTGCCATTGGGGCCAAATGGAGTCTCCATTGCAGAAATCATCACCAACAGCACAAATGGGCCCTCTAAAAGTGTCATTATTTATACTTTAAAAATCACTGAACCAAAGTGGGCTGCACTG GTCAATAAAACAGATACTGGTCGGTTTGTCATCAACCTGAAGAACAACCAAACAAAATTCTGTGGCCATGTGGTCTACAAGCCTTTAGCTGAGTGGGGTCGTTCAGAGAGTCAGAATACCTCCTTCTGCGTCATACTCCCAT ATGATCCTCGAATGCTTTTGCCATGGCTTCTCCTGTGTGCTGCTCTTCCGGCAGCCATAGTCATGACCTTAGTTCTGTATACATACAACTATGTCAAGGGTGGCAGGAAAAACAGCATGCCACATTCATTG GTAACAGGTCATTCTGACACTCGGCGTAAAGTACTGCAGTCTCCAGATGGGAAACTCATCATTTCCAAACCAGTGGTGTGCACTCCAAGTAACCAAACAATTTACACCACAATCCAACCAAAAGTGCCCACACCTTGGATTGGAGGTTACTCCCCTCAGGATATACCCTGCCAAGCCTGGCAAGACATCATTGGCTCCTTTGTGGACATAGCTGCACACAGTCCAACCTTGACTCCTCAAGATGCAAGTGCCCAGTCCTCTGAAATCTACAGTGCAGTGGCTGTACATGTTCCCACTGAAGAGAATGAACAGCAGTGTACTACTGCAGAGAGAGGAAATAGTAACCTAACATTGACTTCGAGAGGAGAAGCCTGGGATGGACCAAGTCCAATACTGATCTCACGTGAAGTACCACCATCACATGATCTAAAATCATTCGAAGGGAATCTATCCAGGCCTTTGCAGCTGCACACAATGCGTAAAACCAATGGAGAACTAGTGCTGTCTTCACTCGACTTTCAGGTCCAGAGCAGCACAGGAGACACCCCTGAGAGAAAACCTCTTTTATTGGACCTCATAGACTCCCAGAAGGAGGGACCATTATTAGCATCATTGCAGAGCTGTGATAGTTCGGAGTGGTCAGACTCTGGGTGTGATGAtaacactgtaaacacaccaaCTCAGCCATACTGCAACACTGATTACTCCCCAACTCAACCAGTTGTTACCTACTTACGCCAGGGATGCCAGAACACACCATCAAGTGGGGGCATCATGTTTGACTCTGGTTACAAACAAAACTGGATGCCTGAGTTCCTCCGGGGAAATGCAGCAAAACAGTTGTGA